The Henckelia pumila isolate YLH828 chromosome 2, ASM3356847v2, whole genome shotgun sequence genome includes a window with the following:
- the LOC140881424 gene encoding triosephosphate isomerase, cytosolic isoform X1, with the protein MGRKFIVGGNWKCNGTNEEVKKIVSMLNAAEVPHEDVVEVVVSPPFVFLPVVKSLLRPDFYVAAQNCWVKKGGAYTGEVSAEMLVNLNIPWVILGHSERRALLAESNEFVGSKVAYALGQGLKVIACVGETLEQREAGSTLDVVAAQTKAIAEQISDWTNVVLAYEPVWAIGTGKVATPDQAQEVHCELRKWLQANVSSEVAAATRIMYGGSVNGGNCKELAAKPDVDGFLVGGASLKPEFIEIIKSAEVKKAA; encoded by the exons ATGGGGAGAAAATTCATCGTTGGAGGCAACTGGAAATGC AATGGAACCAACGAAGAAGTGAAGAAGATTGTTTCAATGCTAAATGCTGCTGAAGTGCCGCATGAAGATGTTGTGG AGGTGGTTGTCAGCCCTCCATTTGTGTTTCTTCCTGTCGTAAAAAGTCTTCTGCGACCTGATTTTTATGTTGCTGCTCAGAACTGTTGGGTTAAGAAAGGAGGTGCTTACACCGGTGAGGTTAG TGCTGAGATGCTTGTCAATCTGAACATACCGTGGGTAATTCTCGGTCACTCTGAAAGGAGAGCTTTGTTAGCTGAATCAAATGAG TTTGTTGGAAGTAAAGTTGCGTATGCACTTGGTCAAGGTTTGAAGGTAATTGCTTGTGTTGGCGAGACTCTTGAACAGAGAGAAGCAGGATCAACTCTTGATGTTGTTGCTGCACAGACGAAGGCTATTGCAG AACAAATATCTGATTGGACTAATGTTGTCTTGGCTTATGAGCCCGTTTGGGCTATCGGAACTGGGAAGGTTGCCACTCCTGACCAGGCTCAAGAA GTACATTGTGAATTAAGGAAATGGCTTCAAGCAAATGTTAGCTCTGAAGTTGCAGCCGCAACCAGGATTATGTATGGAG GTTCCGTGaatggtggcaactgtaaggaaTTGGCTGCGAAACCTGATGTTGATGGTTTCCTAGTTGGTGGCGCTTCACTCAAG CCGGAGTTCATCGAGATCATCAAGTCTGCAGAGGTGAAGAAAGCTGCTTAA
- the LOC140881424 gene encoding triosephosphate isomerase, cytosolic isoform X2, with protein sequence MLNAAEVPHEDVVEVVVSPPFVFLPVVKSLLRPDFYVAAQNCWVKKGGAYTGEVSAEMLVNLNIPWVILGHSERRALLAESNEFVGSKVAYALGQGLKVIACVGETLEQREAGSTLDVVAAQTKAIAEQISDWTNVVLAYEPVWAIGTGKVATPDQAQEVHCELRKWLQANVSSEVAAATRIMYGGSVNGGNCKELAAKPDVDGFLVGGASLKPEFIEIIKSAEVKKAA encoded by the exons ATGCTAAATGCTGCTGAAGTGCCGCATGAAGATGTTGTGG AGGTGGTTGTCAGCCCTCCATTTGTGTTTCTTCCTGTCGTAAAAAGTCTTCTGCGACCTGATTTTTATGTTGCTGCTCAGAACTGTTGGGTTAAGAAAGGAGGTGCTTACACCGGTGAGGTTAG TGCTGAGATGCTTGTCAATCTGAACATACCGTGGGTAATTCTCGGTCACTCTGAAAGGAGAGCTTTGTTAGCTGAATCAAATGAG TTTGTTGGAAGTAAAGTTGCGTATGCACTTGGTCAAGGTTTGAAGGTAATTGCTTGTGTTGGCGAGACTCTTGAACAGAGAGAAGCAGGATCAACTCTTGATGTTGTTGCTGCACAGACGAAGGCTATTGCAG AACAAATATCTGATTGGACTAATGTTGTCTTGGCTTATGAGCCCGTTTGGGCTATCGGAACTGGGAAGGTTGCCACTCCTGACCAGGCTCAAGAA GTACATTGTGAATTAAGGAAATGGCTTCAAGCAAATGTTAGCTCTGAAGTTGCAGCCGCAACCAGGATTATGTATGGAG GTTCCGTGaatggtggcaactgtaaggaaTTGGCTGCGAAACCTGATGTTGATGGTTTCCTAGTTGGTGGCGCTTCACTCAAG CCGGAGTTCATCGAGATCATCAAGTCTGCAGAGGTGAAGAAAGCTGCTTAA
- the LOC140879492 gene encoding ribulose bisphosphate carboxylase/oxygenase activase, chloroplastic-like produces the protein MAAALSTAGAVNQLPLNLHGSGAGAALPSSSFLGSSLKKVTSSHIVKTPSSSLKIVAAEGAKKTDRWAGLGNDISDDQQDITRGKGMVDSLFQAPDGLGTHDAIMSSYEYLSTGLKTYNLDNTMGGLYIAPAFMDKLVVHVAKNFMTLPNIKVPLILGIWGGKGQGKSFQCELVFAKMGINPIMMSAGELESGNAGEPAKLIRQRYREAADIIKKGKMCCLFINDLDAGAGRMGGTTQYTVNNQMVNATLMNIADNPTNVQLPGMYNKEENPRVPIIVTGNDFSTLYAPLIRDGRMEKFYWAPTREDRIGVCTGIFRTDNVPQEAVVKLVDTFPGQSIDFFGALRARVYDDEVRKWISGVGVDSIGKKLVNSREGPPKFEQPKMTLEKLMEYGFMLVQEQENVKRVQLADKYLKDAALGDANKDAIERGTFYGQAAQQVGIPVPEGCTDPIASNFDPTARSDNGSCLYTE, from the exons ATGGCAGCCGCCCTCTCAACTGCCGGAGCCGTTAACCAACTGCCG CTGAACTTGCATGGATCCGGTGCTGGAGCCGCGCTCCCGAGTTCTTCCTTCTTAGGCAGCAGCTTGAAGAAGGTGACTTCATCGCACATAGTCAAGACCCCATCTTCGAGTTTGAAGATCGTGGCTGCAGAAGGGGCCAAGAAAACCGATAGATGGGCTGGTCTAGGCAACGATATCTCCGACGATCAGCAAGATATTACCAGAGGAAAGGGCATGGTTGATTCCCTCTTCCAAGCACCCGACGGTCTGGGAACGCATGATGCCATCATGAGCTCGTACGAGTACCTCAGCACGGGGCTGAAAAC ATATAACTTGGACAACACAATGGGTGGATTGTACATCGCTCCTGCATTCATGGACAAGCTTGTTGTTCACGTTGCCAAGAATTTCATGACCTTGCCCAACATCAAG GTtcctcttattttgggtatttGGGGAGGCAAAGGTCAGGGTAAATCATTTCAGTGCGAGCTTGTCTTCGCCAAGATGGGAATCAA CCCCATCATGATGAGTGCCGGAGAACTGGAGAGCGGTAACGCCGGAGAACCAGCGAAGCTGATCCGGCAGAGGTACCGTGAAGCAGCAGACATCATCAAGAAAGGGAAAATGTGCTGCCTGTTCATCAACGATCTAGATGCGGGTGCCGGCCGTATGGGCGGAACCACACAGTACACGGTTAACAACCAAATGGTGAACGCCACTCTCATGAACATTGCTGACAACCCCACGAATGTGCAGCTCCCTGGTATGTACAACAAAGAGGAGAATCCGCGAGTCCCCATCATCGTCACGGGTAACGACTTCTCAACCTTGTACGCCCCACTCATCCGTGATGGCCGTATGGAGAAGTTCTACTGGGCTCCTACTCGTGAGGATCGTATCGGTGTCTGCACCGGTATTTTCCGAACCGACAACGTCCCACAAGAAGCTGTTGTCAAACTCGTCGACACCTTCCCTGGACAATCCATCG ATTTCTTCGGTGCTCTGAGGGCAAGAGTATACGATGATGAAGTCAGGAAATGGATAAGCGGAGTGGGAGTAGATAGCATCGGCAAGAAGCTTGTGAACTCGAGGGAAGGGCCACCCAAGTTCGAGCAACCGAAGATGACGCTTGAGAAGTTGATGGAATACGGGTTCATGCTGGTCCAGGAGCAGGAGAATGTGAAGAGAGTGCAGTTGGCAGACAAATACCTGAAAGATGCTGCCCTGGGAGATGCTAACAAGGACGCTATCGAAAGAGGGACATTCTACG GCCAAGCAGCCCAACAAGTTGGAATTCCAGTGCCTGAAGGTTGCACAGACCCAATTGCATCAAACTTCGATCCGACTGCAAGGAGTGACAATGGGTCGTGTTTATACACGGAGTAG